A stretch of Parvimonas micra DNA encodes these proteins:
- a CDS encoding L,D-transpeptidase family protein — protein MEDTKKVNSGKKLAKKICIFVGALILSIYLLGVIIFSFIALPNTKINGNDVSYVMIDDVFNKDWTDVSIKLNRSDGKSDFFKPEKINYKEEYLADKKILQNQFTWPMAFFTSRDFKLEVNISYDNDKFEEFLQNTLILKGMKHPEDAKIVYKDGKYSIQDEVMGTYTTKEKLKEAILLALSERKESIDMNTISEQPKLKKDDKSLQDALSKYEKISKLKYEINIGSNKEVLDGEILANIFTFVDGELKPDEQKARDYVRRLAIKYDTFGMDRKFQTTGKGEVVIPGKDGIYGWQIDVNKTKDVLVEKLLKFESDTIDPVFLHQGLYYDKEDDIGKTYIEIDLTRQHMWFYKEGKLLLDTDIVTGDVSKNVETPVGVMKVWSREKDRNLKGLSPQGYDYVAHVDYWMPINWKGVGIHDATWRNGKFGGEIYKTSGSYGCINTPLEKVKQIYDNVEINTPVIIYKSN, from the coding sequence ATGGAAGATACCAAAAAAGTAAATTCAGGAAAAAAATTAGCTAAAAAGATATGTATATTTGTCGGAGCGTTAATTTTATCAATTTATTTATTAGGTGTTATAATATTTTCTTTTATTGCTCTGCCTAACACTAAAATAAATGGTAATGATGTAAGTTATGTAATGATTGATGATGTTTTTAATAAAGACTGGACAGATGTTTCTATTAAGTTAAATCGTTCTGATGGAAAAAGTGATTTTTTTAAACCTGAAAAGATAAATTATAAGGAAGAATATTTAGCGGATAAGAAAATTTTACAAAATCAATTCACTTGGCCTATGGCATTTTTCACAAGTCGCGATTTCAAATTGGAAGTAAATATTAGTTATGATAATGATAAGTTTGAAGAATTTTTACAAAATACTTTAATTTTAAAGGGTATGAAACATCCAGAAGATGCTAAGATAGTATATAAAGATGGCAAGTATAGTATTCAAGATGAAGTTATGGGAACTTATACAACAAAAGAAAAATTGAAAGAAGCCATTTTACTTGCTCTCTCTGAGAGAAAAGAAAGTATTGATATGAATACTATTTCTGAACAACCAAAACTTAAAAAAGATGATAAATCTTTACAAGATGCTCTTTCAAAATATGAAAAAATTTCAAAGTTAAAATATGAAATAAATATCGGTTCAAATAAAGAAGTATTAGATGGTGAAATTTTAGCAAATATTTTTACTTTTGTCGATGGAGAATTGAAACCTGATGAACAAAAGGCAAGAGATTATGTAAGAAGACTTGCAATTAAATATGATACTTTTGGAATGGATAGAAAATTCCAAACTACTGGAAAGGGAGAAGTTGTGATTCCTGGAAAAGATGGAATATATGGTTGGCAAATTGATGTTAATAAGACTAAAGATGTTTTAGTTGAAAAACTATTAAAATTTGAATCTGATACAATTGATCCAGTTTTCTTGCACCAAGGATTATATTATGATAAAGAGGATGATATAGGTAAAACTTACATTGAAATTGACCTTACTAGACAACATATGTGGTTTTACAAAGAAGGAAAACTTCTTTTAGATACTGATATAGTTACTGGGGATGTAAGCAAAAACGTTGAAACACCTGTAGGTGTAATGAAAGTTTGGAGTAGAGAAAAAGACAGAAATCTTAAAGGTCTTTCTCCACAAGGATATGATTATGTTGCACATGTTGACTATTGGATGCCTATAAACTGGAAAGGTGTAGGAATTCACGATGCTACTTGGAGAAACGGAAAATTCGGAGGAGAAATATATAAGACATCAGGAAGTTATGGTTGTATAAATACTCCGCTAGAAAAAGTAAAACAAATTTACGATAATGTTGAGATAAATACTCCAGTTATAATTTATAAGAGTAATTAG
- a CDS encoding GntR family transcriptional regulator: protein MFFIDTLSEVPIYTQICNGIIKEIAEGNLKNGDELPSVRQLAKDFGINPMTVNKAYGILKSENVIEIDRRVGSIVYVRCTEKNIENIKENLQNLINEVKMRNLGKEFLLDFIERSF from the coding sequence ATGTTTTTTATTGATACTTTGTCGGAAGTTCCTATTTACACTCAGATTTGCAATGGAATCATCAAAGAAATTGCAGAGGGAAATTTAAAAAATGGAGATGAATTACCATCTGTTAGACAACTTGCAAAAGATTTTGGAATAAATCCTATGACTGTAAATAAAGCTTATGGAATTTTAAAGAGTGAAAATGTAATAGAGATTGACAGACGTGTAGGCTCGATTGTATATGTTAGATGCACGGAAAAAAATATTGAAAACATAAAAGAGAATTTACAAAATTTAATTAATGAAGTTAAAATGAGAAATCTTGGAAAAGAGTTCTTACTAGATTTTATAGAAAGGAGTTTTTAA
- a CDS encoding ABC transporter ATP-binding protein, whose product MNILTVNNLRKTFNGNDVIKDLSFSIKEKQIFGFLGKNGAGKTTTMKIILGFLKADCGEILVFDEKVHFGNTKTNRFIGYLPDVPEFYDYMTSKEYLNLCGEITGLSKSEIKERTEEMLNLVGLKDENKRIGKFSRGMKQRLGIAQALFNKPKLLICDEPTSALDPIGRKEILDILLKIKEHTTVLFSTHILQDVERVCDEFLILNEGVNCLNGNISDIKNMGFKDKISIEFFNIEDRDLFLSKFETNNIKVELNDCSVIFSSFENLKYIENRIFRTVLDNDLLIGSYNIIKPSLEDLFIEVIK is encoded by the coding sequence ATGAATATTTTAACTGTAAATAATCTAAGAAAAACTTTTAATGGAAATGACGTAATCAAAGATTTATCTTTTAGTATAAAAGAAAAGCAGATTTTTGGATTTCTAGGGAAAAATGGTGCTGGAAAGACAACCACTATGAAAATCATTTTAGGTTTTTTAAAAGCTGATTGTGGGGAGATTTTAGTTTTTGATGAAAAAGTCCATTTTGGAAATACGAAAACTAATAGATTTATTGGATATTTGCCTGATGTTCCAGAATTCTATGATTATATGACTTCAAAAGAATACCTTAATTTATGTGGAGAAATCACGGGATTATCAAAATCAGAAATTAAAGAAAGAACTGAAGAAATGTTAAATTTAGTTGGCTTAAAAGACGAGAATAAAAGGATTGGAAAATTTTCAAGAGGCATGAAACAACGTCTTGGAATTGCTCAAGCATTATTCAATAAGCCTAAATTACTAATCTGCGATGAACCAACTTCTGCTTTAGATCCAATCGGTAGAAAAGAAATTTTGGATATACTATTAAAGATTAAGGAGCATACGACTGTATTGTTCTCAACTCATATTCTACAAGATGTTGAAAGAGTTTGTGATGAGTTTTTGATATTAAATGAAGGTGTTAATTGTTTAAATGGAAATATATCTGATATTAAAAATATGGGATTTAAAGATAAAATTTCTATAGAATTCTTTAATATTGAAGATAGAGATTTGTTTCTAAGTAAATTTGAAACTAATAATATTAAAGTAGAATTAAATGATTGCTCTGTGATATTTTCTTCTTTTGAAAATTTGAAATATATAGAAAATAGAATATTTAGAACAGTTTTAGATAATGATTTGCTTATTGGTAGCTACAATATAATTAAGCCTTCATTAGAAGATTTATTTATAGAGGTGATAAAATGA
- a CDS encoding PLD nuclease N-terminal domain-containing protein — translation MDFLREHFLILLPIIIINITLLVVALRHCLKHQNYRYGNRLIWICVIVLIQTIGPISYFVFGSEE, via the coding sequence ATGGACTTTTTAAGAGAACATTTTTTAATTTTATTGCCAATTATTATTATAAATATAACATTATTAGTAGTTGCATTAAGACATTGCTTAAAACATCAAAATTATAGATATGGAAATAGATTGATATGGATTTGTGTGATAGTTCTTATTCAAACTATTGGACCTATTTCATATTTTGTATTTGGAAGTGAAGAATAA
- the ppdK gene encoding pyruvate, phosphate dikinase, with product MSKFVYNFDEGNKDMRALLGGKGANLAEMTNIGLNVPFGFTITTEACNNFYKNDEKISESLIEEIKTHIKDCENKLQKSFSSTENPLLFSVRSGAVISMPGMMDTILNLGLNDKSVIGLANSTNNERFAFDSYRRFIQMFSDVAMEIPKIYFENELDKIKEEKNVKMDTELTAEDLKILVEKFKKIFKQETGKEFPQDPIEQLIIAIKAVFKSWMNPRAIVYRKLNGIDDSLGTAVNVQAMVFGNMGNTSGTGVAFSRNPSTGENKLFGEFLMNAQGEDVVAGIRTPESIEKLKEIMPEVYDEFLRIAKTLEKHYKDMQDLEFTIEKGKLYLLQTRNGKRTTDAAINVAVDLVNEGLISKEEAILRVEPKSLYQLLHPIFNAEMMKNTPILARGLAASPGAASGKVYFHSKDIVDAVKSGEKVILVRQETSPEDIEGMVEAEGILTARGGMTSHAAVVARGMGKCCIAGASEIKVDEIEKVIKTQNEVIKEGDIISLDGTTGIIYKGEIEKLNPKLTGNFKIFMDWVNEIKVLGVRANADNPRDAKQAIEFGAEGIGLCRTEHMFFDKDRIPVVRQMILSETIEQRVEALEKIRPMQEKDFYDIYCVLKEKTATIRLLDPPLHEFLPYEDEDIKNLAKEMNIDEGHLRDVITDLEEVNPMLGHRGCRLAVTYPEIYRMQAKAIINAAIKAQKDLNISITPEIMIPLVGEIEELKYVKREIVEEIEMTLKELNENIKYKIGTMIEIPRAALLADEIATEAEFFSYGTNDLTQMTFGFSRDDAGKFLNEYENKKIFDFNPFAKLDQKGVGKLVKMSFKLGRETNPHLHVGICGEHGGDPDTIEFLNSVGIDYVSCSPFRVPIARLAAAQAKIKQSK from the coding sequence ATGAGCAAATTTGTTTACAATTTTGATGAAGGCAATAAAGACATGAGAGCTTTATTGGGAGGTAAAGGTGCCAACCTTGCCGAAATGACTAATATTGGACTAAATGTTCCTTTTGGTTTTACTATTACTACTGAGGCTTGTAATAATTTTTACAAAAATGACGAAAAAATTTCTGAAAGTCTAATTGAAGAAATTAAAACTCACATAAAAGACTGTGAAAACAAGCTACAAAAAAGTTTTTCAAGCACAGAAAATCCTCTATTATTTTCTGTAAGAAGTGGTGCCGTTATATCAATGCCTGGTATGATGGATACTATTCTTAACTTAGGTCTTAATGATAAATCAGTTATCGGTCTAGCAAACTCTACAAATAATGAAAGATTTGCATTTGATAGTTACAGAAGATTTATCCAAATGTTCAGCGATGTTGCTATGGAAATTCCAAAAATTTATTTTGAAAACGAACTTGATAAAATCAAGGAAGAAAAAAATGTAAAAATGGATACTGAATTAACTGCTGAAGATTTAAAAATTTTAGTTGAAAAATTTAAGAAAATTTTCAAACAAGAAACAGGCAAAGAATTCCCACAAGATCCAATTGAACAATTAATCATTGCTATTAAAGCAGTTTTCAAATCTTGGATGAATCCTAGAGCCATCGTTTATAGAAAATTAAATGGTATTGACGATTCGCTTGGAACTGCTGTAAATGTTCAAGCTATGGTTTTCGGTAATATGGGTAACACAAGTGGTACTGGTGTAGCTTTCTCTCGTAACCCAAGTACAGGAGAAAATAAATTATTCGGAGAATTTTTAATGAATGCACAAGGCGAAGATGTTGTTGCAGGTATTAGAACTCCAGAATCAATTGAAAAACTAAAAGAAATTATGCCTGAAGTTTATGATGAATTCTTAAGAATTGCAAAAACTTTGGAAAAACATTATAAAGATATGCAAGACTTGGAATTTACAATTGAAAAAGGTAAATTATACTTATTACAAACAAGAAACGGAAAAAGAACTACAGATGCTGCAATCAATGTAGCAGTAGATTTAGTTAATGAAGGATTAATTTCTAAAGAAGAAGCTATTTTAAGAGTTGAACCAAAGAGTTTATACCAACTTCTTCACCCTATCTTCAATGCTGAAATGATGAAAAATACTCCTATCTTGGCAAGAGGACTAGCTGCTTCTCCAGGAGCTGCAAGTGGTAAAGTTTATTTCCACTCAAAAGATATAGTTGATGCAGTTAAATCAGGAGAAAAAGTAATCTTAGTTCGTCAAGAAACTTCTCCTGAAGACATCGAAGGAATGGTTGAAGCTGAAGGCATCTTGACTGCAAGAGGTGGTATGACTTCTCATGCTGCCGTAGTTGCAAGAGGTATGGGTAAATGTTGTATCGCAGGAGCAAGTGAAATCAAAGTTGATGAAATTGAAAAAGTTATAAAAACTCAAAACGAGGTTATCAAAGAAGGTGATATAATTTCTCTTGACGGAACAACAGGAATTATTTACAAAGGTGAAATTGAAAAATTAAACCCAAAATTAACAGGAAACTTTAAAATATTCATGGATTGGGTAAATGAAATAAAAGTTTTAGGAGTTAGAGCTAATGCTGATAACCCTAGAGATGCAAAACAAGCTATTGAATTCGGAGCTGAAGGAATAGGACTTTGTAGAACTGAACATATGTTCTTTGACAAAGACAGAATACCTGTTGTAAGACAAATGATTCTTTCAGAAACTATTGAACAAAGAGTTGAAGCATTAGAAAAAATTAGACCAATGCAAGAAAAAGATTTCTATGATATCTACTGTGTATTAAAAGAAAAAACAGCAACAATCAGATTACTTGATCCACCTCTACATGAATTCTTACCTTATGAAGACGAAGATATTAAAAACTTAGCAAAAGAAATGAATATCGACGAAGGTCATCTAAGAGATGTAATCACAGATTTGGAAGAAGTAAACCCAATGCTTGGACATAGAGGTTGTCGTCTTGCAGTTACTTATCCTGAAATATATAGAATGCAAGCAAAAGCTATAATAAATGCTGCAATAAAAGCACAAAAAGATTTGAATATCTCAATTACTCCTGAAATAATGATTCCATTAGTTGGAGAAATTGAAGAATTAAAATATGTAAAAAGAGAAATCGTTGAAGAAATCGAAATGACTTTAAAAGAATTGAATGAAAACATTAAGTACAAAATTGGAACAATGATTGAAATTCCAAGAGCTGCCCTACTTGCTGATGAAATCGCAACAGAAGCTGAATTCTTTAGTTATGGTACAAATGACTTAACACAAATGACATTCGGTTTTTCAAGAGATGATGCCGGAAAATTCTTAAACGAATATGAAAATAAAAAAATATTCGACTTTAATCCATTTGCAAAATTGGATCAAAAAGGTGTTGGTAAATTAGTAAAAATGTCTTTCAAACTTGGAAGAGAAACTAACCCTCATCTTCATGTAGGAATTTGTGGTGAACATGGTGGCGATCCTGATACAATTGAATTCTTAAATTCTGTAGGAATTGACTATGTATCATGTTCTCCTTTCAGAGTGCCAATCGCAAGACTTGCAGCAGCACAAGCAAAAATTAAACAAAGTAAATAA
- a CDS encoding CPBP family intramembrane glutamic endopeptidase — MENLQEKKWYDNVLWICIISYAIIYITQIVGGWITPRLLRLLFTSGLFKANEFSYTFIMYILSIYIWFGVLFVLLVFKNNHYIIDKITTKAKGNTIAYLFLGLLLGFVLNGFCALIAMINGDFPLRFSLFEMFPAIGLLFAVFVQSSAEELLCRGFMYQRLLKSTNSPAFVIIFNSLFFAALHLFNNGMSILPFYCIFIFGVFASMIIYYFDSLWMAMGLHTMWNFTQSILLGLPNSGNNVPYSIFKIGGSVKGSFAYNPTFGLEGTILSSVLMTVCCLALYLWKSKKNKEEVVLN; from the coding sequence ATGGAAAATTTACAGGAAAAAAAGTGGTATGATAATGTTTTATGGATTTGTATAATAAGTTATGCAATTATATATATTACTCAAATTGTTGGAGGATGGATTACACCTAGATTACTTAGACTATTATTTACATCTGGATTGTTCAAAGCTAATGAATTTAGTTATACATTTATTATGTATATTCTATCCATTTATATATGGTTTGGAGTTCTTTTTGTACTATTAGTTTTTAAAAATAATCATTATATAATCGATAAAATAACAACTAAGGCTAAAGGAAATACTATAGCATATTTATTTTTAGGATTATTATTAGGCTTTGTGTTAAATGGATTTTGCGCTTTAATTGCTATGATAAATGGAGATTTTCCTTTACGATTTAGTCTGTTTGAAATGTTTCCTGCAATTGGCTTGCTATTTGCCGTTTTTGTTCAATCTTCGGCGGAAGAGCTTTTATGCAGAGGCTTTATGTATCAAAGATTATTAAAATCTACTAATAGTCCTGCTTTTGTTATCATATTCAATTCATTATTCTTTGCAGCATTACATTTGTTCAATAATGGAATGTCTATTTTGCCATTTTACTGTATATTTATTTTTGGAGTTTTCGCATCCATGATTATATATTATTTTGACAGTTTATGGATGGCAATGGGATTGCATACAATGTGGAATTTTACTCAAAGCATATTACTTGGATTGCCAAATAGTGGAAATAATGTTCCATATTCAATTTTTAAAATTGGAGGTTCAGTAAAAGGAAGTTTTGCTTATAATCCAACATTTGGACTAGAGGGAACAATCTTATCATCTGTTTTGATGACAGTTTGTTGTTTGGCATTATATCTTTGGAAATCAAAGAAAAATAAAGAAGAAGTAGTTTTAAATTAA
- a CDS encoding CPBP family intramembrane glutamic endopeptidase, translating into MDLLIKKLTNSIIQIIVFSLIPFLWWLVTSRKKMSFFEWIGLKKVKNLKENKLSAWILMVIVLVSIFSVFIFYILKNVNVAYSEYTGLGIKALPSILVYAFFNTSFPEEILFRGFLLKRIGNKFGFTVGNLIQALLFGCIHGILFFSAVGILKSIVITLFTGMIGWIIGYINEKKAGGSILIGWGMHAFFNTVSGICYTFLV; encoded by the coding sequence ATGGATTTGCTAATAAAAAAATTGACTAACAGTATTATTCAAATTATTGTATTTTCATTAATACCATTTTTATGGTGGTTAGTTACTTCAAGAAAAAAGATGAGTTTTTTTGAATGGATTGGATTAAAAAAAGTAAAAAATTTAAAAGAAAATAAACTTTCTGCATGGATTCTTATGGTAATAGTTTTAGTTTCAATTTTCTCAGTTTTTATCTTCTATATACTTAAAAATGTGAATGTTGCATATTCTGAGTATACAGGATTAGGAATTAAGGCTTTGCCTTCAATATTAGTTTATGCATTTTTTAATACTTCTTTTCCTGAAGAAATATTATTTAGAGGTTTTCTTTTAAAAAGAATTGGAAATAAATTTGGATTTACAGTAGGGAATCTAATTCAAGCACTATTATTTGGTTGTATTCATGGAATTTTGTTTTTCTCTGCTGTTGGAATTTTAAAAAGTATTGTAATAACTTTATTTACTGGAATGATTGGTTGGATAATTGGTTATATAAATGAAAAAAAAGCTGGAGGCTCAATATTAATAGGTTGGGGAATGCATGCATTTTTCAATACAGTTTCAGGCATTTGTTATACTTTTTTAGTATAA
- a CDS encoding ABC transporter permease subunit: protein MKIFIALLKKEYLESVRNKKLFIMSFIFLFLGILGPITAKISPEILKSFLGEELAKGLQEPTFIDSWVQFFKNVTQLGFIFIVIIFSNYIVNEFSKKTLVNLVAKGLPRFQIVISKMVFASLLWTVSLIIYCLIFNIYTTYIFKENVEILLAIKASIPIWIFGIFLIILECFASFVFRNTVGALSTLVITVALQFLIGMYDKIAKFLPIFLFSDNINLIKGSISFADYRYSILTTILLTILMIFTSIFVLNRKEI from the coding sequence ATGAAAATATTTATAGCATTGTTAAAGAAAGAATATCTTGAAAGTGTTAGAAATAAAAAATTATTTATAATGTCTTTTATATTTTTATTTCTTGGTATTCTAGGTCCTATTACAGCAAAAATTTCTCCTGAAATTTTAAAATCATTTTTAGGAGAAGAGCTAGCTAAAGGACTTCAAGAGCCTACATTTATAGATTCATGGGTACAGTTTTTTAAAAATGTAACTCAACTGGGCTTTATATTTATAGTTATAATTTTCAGTAATTATATAGTAAATGAGTTTTCTAAAAAAACATTAGTAAATTTAGTTGCAAAGGGATTGCCTAGATTTCAGATAGTAATTTCTAAAATGGTTTTTGCCTCTTTACTATGGACAGTATCTTTGATTATTTACTGTTTAATCTTTAACATATATACAACATATATATTTAAAGAAAATGTTGAGATATTACTTGCAATAAAGGCTTCAATCCCAATTTGGATATTTGGAATATTTTTAATAATCTTGGAATGTTTTGCAAGCTTTGTTTTTAGAAATACTGTTGGAGCTTTATCAACTTTAGTTATAACAGTTGCATTACAATTTTTAATTGGAATGTATGATAAAATAGCTAAGTTTTTACCAATTTTTCTATTTTCAGATAATATTAATTTAATTAAGGGAAGTATATCATTTGCAGATTATAGATATTCGATTTTAACTACAATATTACTTACAATTTTGATGATTTTTACATCTATTTTTGTATTAAATAGAAAAGAAATTTAA
- a CDS encoding pyruvate, water dikinase regulatory protein codes for MLNIFLISDSTGETAEQLARAALAQFNNIKYALKRFSHIREFSDLSEILNKCKETENSILFYSLVDAPLLDYVKKFSELHSITNVDLLSASILAIQRVSNITPGNTPGALRKLNEEYFKRIDSIEFAVRYDDGKDPRGVLIADLVIIGISRTSKTPLSMYLANKNIRVANIPLVPETPVPEELFQVSPKKVIGLTNTPEKLESIRKERLKSLGLPDNSIYSNSNRILEELEYSSRIMKKIGCPVIDVSAKAIEETADIILKHLLKINK; via the coding sequence ATGCTTAACATTTTTTTAATTTCCGACTCTACGGGAGAAACAGCGGAGCAACTTGCACGTGCCGCTCTTGCTCAGTTTAATAACATTAAGTATGCTCTTAAAAGATTTTCTCATATAAGAGAGTTTTCAGATCTTTCTGAGATACTGAACAAATGTAAAGAAACTGAAAATTCTATTTTATTTTATTCTTTAGTTGATGCTCCACTTTTGGATTATGTTAAAAAGTTTTCAGAATTACATTCTATAACTAATGTAGATTTGCTTTCTGCGTCCATTTTAGCTATCCAAAGAGTGAGCAATATTACTCCTGGAAATACACCAGGGGCTCTTAGAAAGCTGAATGAAGAATATTTTAAAAGAATTGACTCTATCGAATTTGCAGTTCGTTACGATGATGGCAAAGATCCTAGAGGAGTTTTGATTGCAGACCTTGTAATAATTGGAATTTCTCGAACATCTAAGACTCCTTTGTCAATGTATCTTGCAAATAAAAATATTAGAGTTGCAAATATTCCTCTGGTACCAGAAACACCTGTACCTGAAGAATTATTCCAAGTTTCGCCCAAAAAAGTTATAGGCTTAACTAACACACCCGAAAAGTTGGAAAGTATAAGAAAGGAAAGACTGAAATCTTTAGGTCTTCCTGATAATAGTATTTATTCAAATTCAAATAGAATACTTGAAGAACTTGAATATTCTAGCCGAATAATGAAAAAAATAGGCTGTCCTGTAATAGATGTATCAGCAAAAGCTATAGAAGAAACAGCTGACATTATCTTGAAACATCTATTAAAAATTAATAAGTAA